The Pyxidicoccus xibeiensis DNA segment GAGCCTGTCGGCCCCGGAAACAGGTCGAGCACCAGCGAGGTGCCCGCCGCGGTGCCGTCCGTCCGCCACAGCTCCCGGCCGTGGACCTTGTCGGTGGCCGCGAAGAGGACCGTGTTGCCCAGCTCGATGAAGAACCCCGCGGGGTGCAGGAAGTTGTCGGGCTGCGAGCCGGGGTTCAGGTCCTTCACCTGGGACGGCGTGCCCAGGAGCGGAGCGGAGGTCTCCCCGCGGGAGTCCTCTATCCGAGCGGCCTCCGGTGTCTTCTGCTCGCTACAGCCGGTGCCCAGGCACGCCACGAGCGTGGCGCTCCAGAGCGATCGCAGTCCATGTCCTACGTTCATGTGTATTCCGTTGCGCAAGGGGCTGACACGCCAAGGACCGTCCCCGACTTCATGTGCATTCCGTTGCACAAGGGGCTGGCACTCCAAGAGCCGTCCCCGACTGGTCTCAGGCCGCGCCGGAGGTTGATGCGGCGCGGCCCAGCAGGCCTTGCATCATCCGATCCACCTGCGCGTCCCAGGGAGTGCGCCGCGCATGCGTGGCGGAAGCCGCGCCCAGGCGTGTGCGCAGGGCTGCGTCGCCCACCGCGCGACGAAGCTGCGCAACCAGGGCCCCTGGCGTCGGCGCCGCCACCAGGCAGTTCTCCCCGTCCCGGAAGAGCCAGCGGGTCGCCGCGTCCTCGTGCGCCACCACCGCCACCCCGCTGGCCATCAGCTCCAGCGGATGGAAGACGGAGCTGCCAGGGAACGTGAGGCACAGCGCCACGTCGCACTCGCGGTACAGCGCGGCGGCGCGCTCCGCGGGCAGCACGCCCAGGTTCGTCACCAGGCCGCGCACGCCGTACGACTCGGGGTTCCACTCGGCGCCGGCGGTGAGGACTTCCACCGCGGGCCCCAGCTCGCGCTTCAGCCGCGTGAGCGTCGCCAGGCCCAGCTCGAAGCCGCTGCGCTCGTCGTCCGGCCGCCCGTGGAAGAAGACGCGCACCGGCCCCTTCCGCTCCGGCCGCCGCGCATGGAAGAGCGCCTCGTCCACCACGGGCTCGAAGGCGAACCCGTCCATGCCGTGCCGCGCCTTCACCGCGTCCCGCAAGCCCGGGGTGAGGAAGAGGCCGTGGAGGCCCAGCGCATACGCCTGCTCCGCCAGGGTCCGCCGGGTGCCCGCCGCGAGGGACAGCGGCGCGTCGTCCGTGACGAACCACGCGCGCACCGTGGCCCCCGGGTGGCGCGCCACCGCGTACGCGGACGTCCAGTCCGTGGCGATGGCCAGGTCACACGCGGGCAGCTCCGCCACCGCCTGGGGCCCGGACAGCACGCGAAACCTACCCGTCGCTTCCGGGAACACCGTGGCCGCGCGTGACTCGAAGTCGCGGGCGCTGGCGCCGGCTCCGTCGAGGACGACGAAGTCGCTGCGCACGCCGTGGCGCCGGTGCAGCAGGTCCGCGAGGTGGAAGACGATGCGCAGCGCCTCGGAGACGTGGGTGAAGGCGGGCACCAGCCACGTGGCCGTCTCCACCTTCCCTCGCGAGCGCAGGGCCGCCAGCGCGGCCGGGGCCGACTCGCGCGCCGCCCTCGCCTGCTCCGGCGTGAAGTCCAGCGCGTCCAGGTGCTCCACGAGGTGGCGCTGCGCCCGGGCGCGCGCCTCCATCACCGGGTCCTGCGCGCTGGGCACGTCGCGGGACAGCGTGCGCACGGCCAGCGTCTCCCCGTCCTCGGCGTGGTGGCGCAGGGCGCAGTCGGTGCCCAGGAGGGTGAGGTTGGGGTTGTAGAAGGGGTCGCCCTTCGCCCCCAGCCAGGGGCGGTAGGCCACGTAGGACCACCAGTAGTCGGCCTCGGGGACGGCGTCGGCGCGGCGGCTGGCGGACTCGTGGTGGATGAGGCGCGCGTGCGGCGTGTACACCACGCGCAGGCCGCGCTGGCGCAGCCGCAGGCCGATGTCGATGTCGCTGCCGCACACCTGGAAGCGCTCGTCGAAGCCCTTCAGCGCCTCGAAGACGTCGCGGCGGAAGATGACGCACGCGCTGGTGACGGACAGCCAGTTGCGCGTCCACTCCGCGTGACCGAAGGGCGTGGAGATGGGCCCTTCCGGCAGGCGCCAGAACGGGTGGCCCGCCATGCCGGTGATACCCACCACGACGCCCGCGTGCTGCACGGTGCCCTCGGGGAAGAGCAGCTTGCAGCCCACGGCGCCCACCTCGGGCCGCTGGGCCTGCGACACCAGCTCCTCCAGCCAGCCCGGGTCCACCACCTCCATGTCGTTGTTGAGGAAGAGCAGCAGCTCGCCCGTGGCCTGCTTCGCCGCCCAGTTGTTGATGGCCGGGTAGTTGAAGGGGAAGTCCCACGTCAGCTTCACCAGCCGCGGGTCCGTCAGCCGCTCCAGCAGGGCGAAGGTCTCCGGCTTCGTGCTGTTGTTGGAGACCAGCAGCACCTCGAAGTTCCGGTACGTCGTCCGCTCCAGCAGGCCGGGCAGCAGCAGCTCCAGCAGGTCGGGCCGGTCCTTGAACGGGACGATGATGGAGACCTTCGGCGTCCCCTTCACCGGGTAGCGCACGCGGTACTCACCGGGCGCGGGGCTCGTCACCTCGGCGGACTCGCCGGTGCGCGCCAGGTGCTCGCGCAGGGCGCGCACGCCATCGGTCGCAAGCGGGGTGCTACGCCCGTGGTACAGCAGCTTCGGCACATGGCCGATGCCGCGCGTGGCCTCGCTCAGCCGCAGCACCAGCTCGTAGTCCCGCGCGCGCAGGCCCCCCGTGGCCTCCAGCACGCGGCGCCGCGCCACCAGGAAGCCGCCGACGTAGTCGACCGAGCGCAGCAGGTCCGGAGACCAGTCCGGCTTGAAGAAGGGCGCGGTGCGGCGGCCCTGTGCGTCCAGCCGGTCCTCGTCGCTGTAGAGGACATCCAGCGACGGCTCCGCCGCGAGCACCACCTCCGCCACCGCATGCGAGGCCAGCGTGTCTCCGGCGGCCAGGAAGCCCACCCACTCACCGCGCGCGGCGGCGGGACTCTCCAGACGGATGCGCGGGTCGCGCGCGGCGGCTGCGCGCAGCAGGGCGGCCACGGGCGGGGCGGTGCTGGCGTCCAGCTCCAGCAGCCACTCCCACGCGGGATACACCTGGGCCTCCACGGAGGCGAGGCTCGCCCGCAGCAACGCCTCGGGCGAGTCGCGAACCGCCGTGACGAGTGACACGAGCGGCCTCGACTCCAGCCGCGCCACCGCCTCACGAGCGGCGGAGAGGTCCCCGGGCTCGCGCCGCGCGCACCACGCCTCGAAGTCCCCCAGCTCCGGCGGCCGGGGCGGCGGCGTGCGCGTGCCCAGGATGCCGGCCAGCGCCAGCACCGCCTGCTCGTTGAAGCGCGTCTGCCGGCGCAGCAGCTCCGTCCAGAAGGGCGAGCCCGCCCGCAGGGCCCGGGGCAGCGCGTCCGCCCGCAGCGGGTCATTGCGCCCGACAAGGCCCGCCACCGACTTCGCGGCCTCGGCCTCTGAGGGAGGACGAGGCGCGGCGGCGGCCACGAGTGCCTCCACCATGGCCGCGTTCCACTCCGCCTGGCCGCGCAGCAGCGCCTCCAGCACCGGCCCCACGGCGGAGAGATAGGAGCGCTTCGCCGCATCCACCACCGCGCCCAGCGCCCCCTGCCCCCGCGAGCGGAGCGCCTTCCAGCGCGTGGGGTCTACCTTCGACTCGAGCTGCGAGCGCACCTGGCCGGAGAGGTCCTCGCGCAGGCCCAGGCTCCGGTGCACGGAGAGCTGCTCCAGCACCCGCACCACCGCCGCGTTGAACTCCGCCTGCGGGCGCAGCGACTCCTCGTGGAAGGGCTGAAGTCCCTCGATGAAGGCGCGCTTGGTGGCCGTCACCACCCGCCCCTTGAGGGCGCTGCGGTGCGACTCCGGCACCTCGAAGTCATACGGCACCGCCAGCCGCGCGGCCTCTTTCAGGGGCGTGAGCGCGAGCGAGCCCTCGGGCCGGGCCCGGTGGAGCTGCTCCGTCAGCAACTGGAGCGTTGCCTCCAGCGCGGACACCTCTTCGCACCGCTCGGGCAGGTAGGGGCGCCGCTCGTCCAGCAGCACGCGCACCACGGCCACCATCCGCGCCAGGTCTCCCGCGCCCGGCGCCGCATCCGGCACCACCCCGTCCCCGGCGAGCTTCCCCAGCCCTGTCTTCACAGCGCTACCGCCTCTCTGTTTCGCGTGCGGGACGGGCCGTCCGAGCGGCCCGCAACGTCCGAGCCGCCGGTGGCTCGGGGGCCGCTACCGGCCGCTCGCGACGCCGCTCGCCAGCGACGCCACCACCGGCTGCGACACCGGCGAGGCCTCCACCACCCAGCGGTGTGCCGGGCGGAACACGCCCCGCTCCGCGACGGAGGAGAACACCTGGAAGGTGAGGCGCGCCGTGGCGGTGCCGCCTCCCGGCGAGTGCGCCTTCACCTGCAGCACGTATTCACCCGACAGCAGCCCCAGCCGATCCATGACGAAGCGCACGCGGCCCTCGGAAGGGAGCTGCCGGGGCACCTCCACCTCCTCCATGCGCGTGCTCGTCTCGTACAGCGGCCGGCCATCCGCGGCCTGGAGCGAGACCTCGAACTCCACGTCCTCGCACTGCCCCTCCGAGGAGAAGTCCACGCAGACCTCGACCGGAGTCTCCGGCGACAGCGGAGCATCCGCCCCGGTGGACGACACCAGGCGCAGCCCGGTCAGCCGCACGGGCGAGGTGGACGAAGGCAGCTCCGCCGCCGGGCCGGGCACCTGCGGCAGCGCGCCACCACCCTCGGTGAGGGCCGGCGGGGTGAAGGCCTGGGACTGGGACTCGGCCAGGGCCGTGGCCTGCCGGTACTCGGCCGTCACGTCCGCGGGACGGCCCACCCGGCGGATGTACCCGCCGTCAATCCATGCCGCCAGGTCACACCAGCGGTCCACCGCGTTCAGGTCATGCGTCACGAGGACGATGGTCTTCCCCGAGTTCTTGAACTCCATCATCTTGGCGAGGCTCTTCTTGCTGAAGTGCTCGTCGCCCACGGCGAGAATCTCGTCGATGATGAGGATGTCCGGGTCCACGTGCGTGGCCACCGCGAAGGCCAGGCGCATGTACATGCCGCTGGAGTAGGTGCGCACCGGCTCGTCGATGAACTCGCCCAGCTCGCTGAAGGCGATGATTTCATCCATCCGGGCCCGCACTTCCGCGCGCGACATTCCGAGGATGATGCCGTTGATGAGGATGTTCTCCCGCCCGGAGAAGTCCGGGTGGAAGCCCGCGCCCAGGTCCAGCAGCGCGGAGATGCGGCCGTTGATCTGCAACAGGCCGGAGGTGGGCGTGTAGATGCCGGTGATGAGCTTGAGCAGCGTGCTCTTGCCCGAGCCGTTCCGCCCGATGATGCCGACCGTCTTGCCCTTGGGGATGGTGAGGGTGATGCCACGCAGCGCGGTGATGAGCCCGGCCTCACGGGCCTGACGCTTGCCTCGCAGCCAGCGGAGCAGCTCGGACTTGAACGTCGTGTACTCGCCCCGGATGGTCCGCTTCCGGAAGCTCTTCACGACGTCCTGCATGACAATGGCGTCCATGGGTTCCTGCATGGCGTCGGCTCAGATGGACTCCGCGAATTCCTCGCGGCGGGCTTCGAAGATCATCGAGGCGCCCCACAGCAGCGCCGCCGAGAAGGCGCCCAGCGCCAGCAGCGGCCCTGCGTCCGGGAGGCGGTGCTCATAGAAGATGGCCTGGTACGACGTGATGAGGCTCGCCATGGGATTGAAGAGCATGATGAGCGAGCGGACCTTCTCATCCTGGAAGGTGGTGAGCTGGTACAGCACCGGGGTGGCGAAGAACCACATCGTCAGCAGGTTGTTGACGATGTGCTGCAGGTCCCTGAACGTCACGTTGATGGCGGCCAGGATGTACGTCAGCGCCAGCGTGAAGGTGAGCTGGATGAGGACCAGCAGCGGGAAGACGATGATGTGCCAGGTGGGCCACTGCCCGTAGATGAGGCCCAGCCCCAGCATCAGCGGCAGCGACAGCATGTAGTTGCAGAGGTTCGTCACCACCACCGTGGTGGGGAGCACCTGGGCCGGGAAGCGGACCTTGGTCATGAGGTCTCTCCGGTCGCTGATGGCGCTCGCCCCGCCGCTGACGGAGCTGGAGAACCACATCCAGGGCAGCAGGCCCACGAACATGAAGAAGGCGTAGTTGGGCGTGTTCTGCCGCATCACCACGGTGAAGAGCAGCGCGTACACCAGCATGTGCAGGGTCGGGTTCAGGAACGTCCAGAGGAACCCGAGGAACGAGCCACGGTAGCGCGCCTTCAGCTCGCGCTGGACGAGGCTGAGCAGCAGGCCCCGATACTGGTACAGCTCACGGACGAGGCGAATCATGAGGGGGCCCTTCATATAGCAGGGCTTGCGCCGGATGTGAGGCAGCCCGGTGCGGCGGAGAGCATCCCCGAGTGCGCACGGATGACCGTCCGCCCTCGGAGCAACCTGCCCCCTCTGCCGAGCCGCACTTCATGATGTTTCAAGAGGAGCGCCCGCCCTGGAAGCAGGCGTCAGCGCGGGCCCGGCACCCGAGCGACTCGCAGCCGCCGGACGGGCGCGGACCGGGCCGCACGCGAGCAGGGAGATGCGAGGCCGGAAAAAGAAAAAGGCCCCCTGGTTTCCCAGGAGGCCTTTCGTCTGGAGCGGGAAAAGGGATTTGAACCCTCGACCCTCGCCTTGGCAAGGCGATGCTCTACCGCTGAGCTATTCCCGCATCAGGTACCGCTGCTTCGTTTCCGCCGCCGCTTCAGCGCCGCGCCGAAAGTGAGGCTGGATATACAGAGCCCTTCCGGACCCGTCAAACACTTTTCGCACCGCTCGGCTCGCCACCCCGCTTCGCGAGCATGGCGAGGAACGCACGGAAGTAGACCACCGCGCTCCACACCGAAAAGGCGCCCGACAGGTAGACCAACACCTTGCCCACGAGGTTGTAGTCCACGGGCACGGAGAAGGTGCCCACCTCCAGTGGGTGCACGTAGTGGACGCAGAGTGAAATGATGCCCACGAGCTGGAGGGACGTCTTCCACTTCCCCTCCTGGCCGGCGGCGATGACCATGCCCTCGCTGGCGGCGATGGTGCGCAGGCCGCTGACGATGAACTCGCGCGCGAGCAGGACGATGACGACCCACGCGGCGATGCGGCCCAGCCGGACCATCATCACCAGGGCGGCCATGGCGATGAGCTTGTCGGCGAGCGGGTCCATGAACTTGCCGACCACGGTGATGAGGTTCCACTTGCGCGCCAGGTAGCCGTCAATCACGTCGGTGATGGAGGCCACGGCGAACACCAGCCCCGCCCACAGCGAGTTGAGGGGGTCGGCGTCGTAGGTCAGCCAGACGAAGAGGGGGATGAGGAGGATGCGCCCCAGCGTGAGCATGTTGGGGAGGTTCCAGAACTCCTGCACCAGGATGCTGGGCTTGCGCTCCGCTCGGCGGCGCTCCCGCTCCTCCCGCTTCAGCCTCTTCCGGGTCGCTCGGTCCGTGGCCATGGAGGGCACCTTCTAGCGGACACCGAGGGCGATGAGGGCAAAACCTTCACCGCCCAGCTCCACTGCC contains these protein-coding regions:
- a CDS encoding rhamnosyltransferase WsaF family glycosyltransferase, with the protein product MKTGLGKLAGDGVVPDAAPGAGDLARMVAVVRVLLDERRPYLPERCEEVSALEATLQLLTEQLHRARPEGSLALTPLKEAARLAVPYDFEVPESHRSALKGRVVTATKRAFIEGLQPFHEESLRPQAEFNAAVVRVLEQLSVHRSLGLREDLSGQVRSQLESKVDPTRWKALRSRGQGALGAVVDAAKRSYLSAVGPVLEALLRGQAEWNAAMVEALVAAAAPRPPSEAEAAKSVAGLVGRNDPLRADALPRALRAGSPFWTELLRRQTRFNEQAVLALAGILGTRTPPPRPPELGDFEAWCARREPGDLSAAREAVARLESRPLVSLVTAVRDSPEALLRASLASVEAQVYPAWEWLLELDASTAPPVAALLRAAAARDPRIRLESPAAARGEWVGFLAAGDTLASHAVAEVVLAAEPSLDVLYSDEDRLDAQGRRTAPFFKPDWSPDLLRSVDYVGGFLVARRRVLEATGGLRARDYELVLRLSEATRGIGHVPKLLYHGRSTPLATDGVRALREHLARTGESAEVTSPAPGEYRVRYPVKGTPKVSIIVPFKDRPDLLELLLPGLLERTTYRNFEVLLVSNNSTKPETFALLERLTDPRLVKLTWDFPFNYPAINNWAAKQATGELLLFLNNDMEVVDPGWLEELVSQAQRPEVGAVGCKLLFPEGTVQHAGVVVGITGMAGHPFWRLPEGPISTPFGHAEWTRNWLSVTSACVIFRRDVFEALKGFDERFQVCGSDIDIGLRLRQRGLRVVYTPHARLIHHESASRRADAVPEADYWWSYVAYRPWLGAKGDPFYNPNLTLLGTDCALRHHAEDGETLAVRTLSRDVPSAQDPVMEARARAQRHLVEHLDALDFTPEQARAARESAPAALAALRSRGKVETATWLVPAFTHVSEALRIVFHLADLLHRRHGVRSDFVVLDGAGASARDFESRAATVFPEATGRFRVLSGPQAVAELPACDLAIATDWTSAYAVARHPGATVRAWFVTDDAPLSLAAGTRRTLAEQAYALGLHGLFLTPGLRDAVKARHGMDGFAFEPVVDEALFHARRPERKGPVRVFFHGRPDDERSGFELGLATLTRLKRELGPAVEVLTAGAEWNPESYGVRGLVTNLGVLPAERAAALYRECDVALCLTFPGSSVFHPLELMASGVAVVAHEDAATRWLFRDGENCLVAAPTPGALVAQLRRAVGDAALRTRLGAASATHARRTPWDAQVDRMMQGLLGRAASTSGAA
- a CDS encoding ABC transporter ATP-binding protein, giving the protein MQEPMDAIVMQDVVKSFRKRTIRGEYTTFKSELLRWLRGKRQAREAGLITALRGITLTIPKGKTVGIIGRNGSGKSTLLKLITGIYTPTSGLLQINGRISALLDLGAGFHPDFSGRENILINGIILGMSRAEVRARMDEIIAFSELGEFIDEPVRTYSSGMYMRLAFAVATHVDPDILIIDEILAVGDEHFSKKSLAKMMEFKNSGKTIVLVTHDLNAVDRWCDLAAWIDGGYIRRVGRPADVTAEYRQATALAESQSQAFTPPALTEGGGALPQVPGPAAELPSSTSPVRLTGLRLVSSTGADAPLSPETPVEVCVDFSSEGQCEDVEFEVSLQAADGRPLYETSTRMEEVEVPRQLPSEGRVRFVMDRLGLLSGEYVLQVKAHSPGGGTATARLTFQVFSSVAERGVFRPAHRWVVEASPVSQPVVASLASGVASGR
- a CDS encoding ABC transporter permease, producing the protein MIRLVRELYQYRGLLLSLVQRELKARYRGSFLGFLWTFLNPTLHMLVYALLFTVVMRQNTPNYAFFMFVGLLPWMWFSSSVSGGASAISDRRDLMTKVRFPAQVLPTTVVVTNLCNYMLSLPLMLGLGLIYGQWPTWHIIVFPLLVLIQLTFTLALTYILAAINVTFRDLQHIVNNLLTMWFFATPVLYQLTTFQDEKVRSLIMLFNPMASLITSYQAIFYEHRLPDAGPLLALGAFSAALLWGASMIFEARREEFAESI
- the pgsA gene encoding CDP-diacylglycerol--glycerol-3-phosphate 3-phosphatidyltransferase, which gives rise to MATDRATRKRLKREERERRRAERKPSILVQEFWNLPNMLTLGRILLIPLFVWLTYDADPLNSLWAGLVFAVASITDVIDGYLARKWNLITVVGKFMDPLADKLIAMAALVMMVRLGRIAAWVVIVLLAREFIVSGLRTIAASEGMVIAAGQEGKWKTSLQLVGIISLCVHYVHPLEVGTFSVPVDYNLVGKVLVYLSGAFSVWSAVVYFRAFLAMLAKRGGEPSGAKSV